Proteins encoded in a region of the Deinococcus misasensis DSM 22328 genome:
- a CDS encoding DUF6915 family protein has product MAHPYHHARSSARKFGGVPEDYLDVHSWFDQTKASWADLRHRAVLHSSFGIFLCEQVFGVTITRKSDGKVVPTRLIGEQHVIEDLGKIPTLQDWLEDLPFKDWMLRGARPLSKELPEEEARTEALGEG; this is encoded by the coding sequence ATGGCCCACCCTTACCACCATGCCCGCAGTTCGGCCCGCAAATTTGGGGGTGTGCCCGAGGATTATCTGGACGTCCACAGTTGGTTTGACCAGACCAAAGCCTCATGGGCCGATCTGCGCCACCGTGCCGTGCTGCATTCCAGTTTTGGCATCTTCCTGTGTGAGCAGGTCTTTGGGGTCACCATCACCCGCAAATCGGACGGCAAAGTGGTGCCCACCCGATTGATCGGAGAGCAGCACGTCATTGAGGACCTCGGGAAAATTCCCACCCTGCAAGACTGGCTGGAAGACCTGCCTTTCAAAGACTGGATGCTCAGGGGGGCCAGACCGCTCAGCAAGGAACTGCCAGAGGAAGAAGCCAGGACAGAAGCATTGGGAGAAGGCT